A stretch of the Thermofilum adornatum genome encodes the following:
- a CDS encoding methionine adenosyltransferase produces MARKNIIIEKSNYIPPAQLPVEIVERKGTGHPDYIADSISEASSRELSKYYLERYGAILHHNLDKVLVVGGQSSPKFGGGEVVQPIYILVSGRATTEVTTQGGKENIPIGPIILKATRDWIKKNMRFLDPDTHVIIDYRIGKGSADLVDIYTRESKYPGANDTSMGIGYAPLSPTERIVFETERLLNSPKVKNELPAVGEDIKVMGVRKGNKLTLTIAMAAVSRFVHNVQEYLDVKENVKKLVREHASSLADLDLEIYVNTGDDPSRADRGGVYLTVTGTSAEHGDDGATGRGNRTNGLITPFRPMSLEATAGKNPISHIGKLYNVVAFQAANEICTLDHVGEVYIKLISQIGKPINEPLLAYIAINAPEDVATRVKHQAEEILSNHLDKINTLWEKFLKGEVTIF; encoded by the coding sequence ATGGCTCGAAAGAACATTATAATAGAAAAATCGAACTATATACCGCCTGCACAGCTCCCAGTAGAAATAGTTGAGCGTAAAGGTACAGGGCATCCAGACTACATTGCAGACTCAATTTCGGAAGCCTCAAGCCGAGAATTATCAAAATACTACCTAGAAAGATATGGAGCCATACTTCACCACAACCTAGACAAAGTCCTAGTTGTAGGCGGACAGTCAAGCCCCAAATTCGGCGGCGGAGAGGTGGTTCAGCCAATATATATCCTTGTTTCTGGGAGAGCCACAACAGAAGTTACGACGCAGGGCGGCAAAGAAAACATACCGATAGGACCAATTATCCTGAAAGCCACCCGGGACTGGATCAAGAAAAACATGAGGTTCCTGGACCCAGACACACATGTAATCATCGACTACCGGATAGGGAAAGGCTCAGCTGACCTAGTAGATATCTATACCAGAGAAAGCAAATACCCAGGTGCAAACGACACGTCCATGGGTATAGGGTATGCCCCTCTCTCCCCCACAGAGAGAATAGTATTCGAAACAGAAAGACTACTAAACTCTCCAAAGGTGAAAAACGAGCTACCGGCAGTAGGAGAAGACATAAAAGTTATGGGTGTAAGAAAGGGAAACAAGCTAACCCTTACCATTGCAATGGCGGCCGTATCAAGGTTCGTCCACAATGTTCAGGAATACCTAGACGTCAAGGAAAACGTCAAGAAACTAGTAAGAGAACATGCGTCTAGCCTGGCAGACCTAGACCTAGAAATATACGTCAATACAGGCGACGACCCATCCAGGGCAGACAGAGGAGGAGTCTATCTCACAGTTACGGGAACCTCGGCAGAACATGGAGACGACGGCGCAACAGGAAGAGGAAACAGAACCAACGGACTCATAACACCATTTAGACCAATGTCACTAGAAGCCACAGCAGGAAAAAACCCTATAAGCCACATAGGAAAACTATACAATGTAGTCGCCTTCCAAGCCGCAAACGAAATATGCACCCTGGACCACGTCGGAGAAGTCTACATCAAACTGATAAGCCAAATAGGAAAACCCATCAATGAGCCTCTACTGGCATACATTGCTATAAATGCTCCAGAAGATGTAGCTACACGCGTAAAGCATCAAGCGGAAGAAATACTCTCCAATCACCTAGACAAGATAAATACTCTCTGGGAGAAGTTCCTCAAAGGAGAAGTCACAATATTCTAG